In Crinalium epipsammum PCC 9333, the following are encoded in one genomic region:
- a CDS encoding DUF58 domain-containing protein, with the protein MIPSKRFYLLLVLGIAIALSLTDITNVTLGITGALLFDAIVLGLMFVDGSRVSSNRVQVTRKPLSRLSIGRDNLVVLSIKSGNYPAEIQIRDYYPQDFGVSTPNIKLSLPANTTEEFTYTVCPLQRGEFAWGDIQVRQLSPWGLAWSDWKIPQSQQVAVYPDLMGLRSLSIRLTLQNTGTMRQVRRLGIGTEFTELRDYRLGDDPRFIDWKATARKLGATPASALQVRVLEAEKEQTLIILLDRGRLMTARVQGLKRFDWGLNATLSLALAGLNRGDKVGVGVFDREVTTWIPPERGQHHLSKLIDRLTPIQPVLLEPDYMGAVTQLVSQQTRRALVVLITDLVDITASAELLAALGRLTPRYLPFCVTLRDPQVDQQALNTVTEVGKDAIALVYQRAVALDLLSQRQVAFAKLKHKGVLVLDAPANQISEQLVDRYLQLKLRNQL; encoded by the coding sequence ATGATTCCTTCAAAACGCTTTTATTTATTATTAGTATTAGGAATAGCGATCGCACTATCTCTAACAGATATTACTAACGTAACTCTAGGTATCACTGGAGCGTTATTATTTGATGCGATCGTTCTGGGATTAATGTTTGTTGATGGTTCTAGAGTAAGTTCTAATCGTGTGCAAGTTACCCGCAAACCCTTATCAAGACTATCAATTGGACGAGATAACTTAGTTGTATTATCAATAAAATCCGGCAATTATCCCGCAGAAATTCAAATTCGTGATTACTATCCCCAAGATTTTGGCGTATCAACTCCAAATATCAAATTATCTTTACCCGCTAATACAACAGAGGAGTTTACTTATACCGTTTGTCCTCTTCAGCGAGGTGAATTTGCATGGGGAGATATCCAAGTACGCCAACTAAGTCCTTGGGGGTTAGCTTGGAGTGACTGGAAAATTCCCCAAAGTCAGCAAGTAGCAGTTTATCCAGACTTAATGGGATTGCGATCGCTCTCTATTCGTCTTACCCTTCAAAATACCGGAACAATGCGCCAAGTTAGGCGCTTAGGAATTGGTACAGAATTTACAGAATTACGAGACTATCGTTTAGGTGATGACCCCCGCTTCATCGACTGGAAAGCTACCGCCCGTAAACTGGGAGCAACACCCGCCTCCGCCTTACAGGTGCGTGTCTTAGAAGCAGAAAAAGAACAAACCTTAATTATCTTACTTGACCGAGGACGGTTAATGACTGCAAGAGTGCAGGGGTTAAAGCGATTTGATTGGGGTCTAAACGCGACATTATCCTTAGCTTTAGCGGGTTTAAACCGAGGCGATAAAGTTGGCGTAGGAGTATTTGACCGCGAAGTAACAACTTGGATACCCCCCGAAAGAGGTCAACACCATCTATCTAAACTAATCGACCGCCTCACACCAATTCAACCAGTATTATTAGAACCAGATTATATGGGCGCTGTCACTCAACTGGTAAGTCAGCAAACTAGAAGGGCGCTAGTAGTACTAATTACAGACTTAGTTGATATTACCGCTTCCGCAGAATTGCTTGCTGCCTTGGGACGTTTAACACCCCGCTATTTGCCATTTTGCGTGACATTGCGAGATCCACAAGTTGACCAACAAGCATTAAATACTGTAACAGAGGTAGGGAAGGATGCGATCGCACTTGTATATCAACGTGCCGTAGCCTTAGATTTATTATCCCAGCGTCAAGTTGCTTTTGCTAAACTCAAACACAAAGGCGTACTCGTACTAGATGCACCAGCTAATCAGATTAGCGAACAACTTGTAGACCGCTATCTGCAATTAAAGCTTCGTAACCAGTTATAA
- a CDS encoding AAA family ATPase yields MSEINSVINRLGQSLNRVIVGQPVLIQQLLVALLAGGHVILEGVPGTGKTLLVKVLAQLVQAEFRRVQLTPDILPSDIIGTNIFDLNTRGFTLKKGPVFTEVLLADEINRTPPKTQSALLEAMEEQQVTLDGESLLLPELFWVIATQNPLEFEGTYPLPEAQLDRFLFKLVVGYPDLAAEKQMLLNRQAGFQTRRLDLARLKPVATVEQILEARQIVSEVQVEENIIDYLLAIVTRSRQHPDLALGASPRSAVAWLQTSKAQAWLSGRDFVTPDDLKIVASPLLRHRLMLKPEAQLDGLQIDAIINSLLNQVPVPR; encoded by the coding sequence ATGAGTGAAATTAATTCTGTTATAAATCGCCTCGGTCAATCCCTTAATCGAGTAATAGTCGGTCAACCTGTATTAATTCAACAACTTCTAGTAGCACTACTTGCAGGTGGTCATGTAATTTTAGAGGGTGTACCTGGTACAGGAAAAACTTTATTAGTAAAAGTGTTAGCACAATTAGTGCAAGCAGAGTTCCGGCGAGTTCAGTTAACGCCAGATATTTTACCTTCTGATATTATTGGGACAAATATTTTTGATCTTAACACTCGTGGCTTTACCCTGAAGAAAGGTCCAGTTTTTACGGAAGTGTTACTAGCTGATGAAATAAATCGCACACCTCCTAAAACCCAGTCAGCTTTATTAGAAGCAATGGAAGAACAGCAGGTAACGCTAGATGGTGAAAGTTTGCTTTTACCGGAACTATTTTGGGTAATTGCAACGCAGAATCCTTTAGAATTTGAGGGAACTTATCCGCTACCTGAAGCACAATTAGATAGATTTTTATTTAAGTTAGTTGTAGGTTATCCAGACTTAGCTGCTGAAAAGCAAATGTTACTAAATCGTCAAGCTGGCTTTCAAACTCGACGCTTGGATTTAGCAAGGTTAAAGCCTGTAGCTACAGTAGAACAAATTTTAGAAGCGCGTCAAATAGTTAGTGAAGTTCAGGTAGAAGAGAATATTATAGATTATTTATTAGCAATAGTTACGCGATCGCGTCAACATCCTGATTTAGCTTTAGGTGCATCTCCTCGTTCAGCAGTTGCTTGGTTACAAACAAGTAAAGCGCAAGCATGGCTATCTGGAAGAGATTTTGTCACCCCAGATGACCTCAAAATTGTAGCATCTCCACTGTTACGCCATCGCTTAATGCTTAAACCAGAAGCTCAATTAGATGGTTTACAAATTGATGCCATAATTAACTCATTACTTAATCAAGTACCTGTACCAAGATAA
- a CDS encoding DUF4350 domain-containing protein, producing MTKKRWLWISAIALIAIILLTLFTAPNTSKVNSGSTYSRSPDGYGAWYAFMEKQGTPVKRWQKPFSDLAGVATEETPSLIKYSEFKIANSITLLRVYSQLNEDSLNDQEQKWVEKGNTLVILGAKQPVTEARFITFQQSPAGAVKIDTRRRLPKLEQGEQQLGDRFGAIVWQQTLGKGQVIFATTPYLAANAYQEQPENYQFLAKLVTQSDNQILVDEYIHGYKDPEVITKEDGADLISYLSKTPLFAALVQVSIILLVLVWANNQRLGSPLSLKAPVVDNSEAYIQALASVLQKAESSEFILEAVGKQEQLQLQKALGLGSTLVDHQTLISAWVQQTKRPPAELQQVLELQSTKRIINEKPLLNWLGKWQKIRSIH from the coding sequence ATGACCAAAAAGCGTTGGTTATGGATAAGTGCGATCGCACTGATTGCAATTATATTACTCACCTTATTTACTGCGCCCAATACTAGCAAGGTAAATAGCGGTTCCACCTATAGCCGGAGTCCTGATGGATATGGTGCTTGGTACGCTTTCATGGAAAAGCAAGGAACACCAGTTAAACGTTGGCAAAAACCATTTTCTGATTTAGCCGGAGTAGCTACAGAAGAAACTCCCTCGCTGATCAAGTACTCAGAATTCAAAATTGCTAATTCCATTACTCTGTTGCGTGTCTACAGCCAACTCAATGAAGATTCGCTAAACGACCAAGAACAAAAATGGGTAGAAAAAGGCAATACTTTGGTGATTTTGGGAGCTAAACAACCCGTAACAGAAGCACGTTTTATTACCTTTCAACAAAGTCCTGCGGGTGCAGTCAAAATTGATACGCGCCGACGATTACCAAAATTAGAACAGGGAGAACAACAATTAGGCGATCGCTTTGGGGCTATTGTTTGGCAACAAACATTAGGCAAAGGACAAGTAATTTTTGCCACCACGCCTTATTTAGCAGCTAATGCTTATCAAGAACAACCAGAAAATTATCAATTTCTAGCAAAATTAGTTACTCAATCAGATAATCAAATTTTGGTAGATGAATATATTCACGGTTATAAAGATCCAGAAGTTATAACGAAAGAAGACGGTGCAGATTTGATTAGCTATTTATCTAAAACGCCTTTATTTGCAGCCTTAGTTCAAGTAAGTATAATTCTTTTAGTTTTAGTTTGGGCTAATAACCAACGTTTGGGATCTCCCCTATCTTTAAAAGCACCAGTAGTTGACAATAGCGAAGCTTATATTCAAGCACTTGCTAGTGTATTGCAAAAAGCTGAAAGTAGCGAATTTATATTGGAAGCAGTAGGTAAGCAAGAGCAACTGCAATTGCAAAAAGCTTTAGGTTTAGGCTCAACTTTAGTAGATCATCAAACTTTAATATCGGCTTGGGTACAACAAACAAAGCGCCCACCAGCAGAACTTCAGCAAGTGCTAGAACTACAATCAACTAAACGTATAATTAATGAGAAACCATTATTAAATTGGTTAGGGAAATGGCAAAAAATTCGCTCTATTCACTAG
- a CDS encoding DUF4129 domain-containing protein — MATEEFEQTNFGWQLQQLQQQLGEWIELEFSRRNLPDWSLPDWLKNLSLPSWLLKAVFWGIVAFLVIWIGWQLWRVWGSSLTALSGKLRNLDQQATTKVSELTVSEWLKRSQIFQRQGNYAEACRCLYMAMLQQLNDSDIVPHQPSRTDGEYLQLIQNLPQYRSYETLLTTHQKACFGNTEIRAVEFEQCQQAYRTISD, encoded by the coding sequence ATGGCAACAGAAGAATTTGAGCAGACTAACTTCGGTTGGCAGCTACAGCAACTCCAGCAACAGCTAGGAGAATGGATAGAACTAGAATTTAGTAGACGCAATCTTCCAGACTGGTCTTTGCCTGACTGGTTAAAAAACTTATCTTTACCCTCTTGGCTACTTAAAGCAGTATTTTGGGGAATAGTCGCATTTCTAGTGATCTGGATTGGTTGGCAGTTGTGGCGCGTATGGGGTTCTTCCCTAACTGCTTTATCTGGGAAACTGCGGAACTTAGATCAACAAGCAACCACTAAAGTTAGCGAGTTAACAGTTTCAGAGTGGTTAAAGCGATCGCAAATATTCCAACGCCAAGGTAATTATGCTGAAGCTTGCCGATGCTTATATATGGCAATGTTACAGCAACTAAATGACAGTGATATTGTTCCTCACCAACCTAGTCGCACCGATGGGGAATATTTGCAATTAATCCAGAATTTGCCTCAATATCGCTCCTATGAAACTTTACTGACAACCCATCAAAAAGCGTGTTTTGGTAATACAGAAATCAGAGCAGTAGAATTTGAACAGTGTCAGCAGGCGTATCGAACAATTAGCGATTAG